From Caretta caretta isolate rCarCar2 chromosome 9, rCarCar1.hap1, whole genome shotgun sequence, one genomic window encodes:
- the B3GALNT1 gene encoding UDP-GalNAc:beta-1,3-N-acetylgalactosaminyltransferase 1, with product MSMKYLKWSFLALSMLSVIIMTWYMTLPSHTVIEHTNWMYFYEYEPVYKQKFLFTLRERLKCKDTNPFLVILVSSQPMDIEARQAIRVTWGSKKSWGDRQILVLFLLGQGAEREDSLDALSIEDESILYGDIIRQDFMDTYNNLTLKTIMAFRWVSEFCSNTKYIMKTDSDVFINPGNLVTFLQNINSSDSFFTGYPLIDNFSYRGFYRKTYISYDEYPFKVYPPYCSGMGYILDGKLALKIYEMMSHIKPIKFEDVYVGICLNMLNVNIHILEDTQLFFLYKINFNICKYRHLIAVHGITSSELMRFWQDLLTDTSLIC from the coding sequence ATGTCTATGAAATACTTAAAATGGAGTTTTTTGGCACTCTCTATGCTTTCTGTCATAATAATGACATGGTACATGACACTTCCTTCGCATACTGTGATAGAGCATACAAACTGGATGTATTTCTATGAATATGAGCCAGTTTACAAGCAGAAATTCCTCTTCACGCTGCGGGAGCGTTTGAAATGCAAAGATACAAATCCGTTTCTGGTCATCTTGGTGTCTTCACAACCTATGGATATAGAGGCAAGGCAGGCCATTAGAGTAACATGGGGTTCTAAAAAATCCTGGGGGGACCGTCAGATTCTAGTACTGTTCTTATTAGGgcaaggagctgaaagagaagacAGCTTAGATGCATTATCGATAGAAGATGAGAGCATTCTGTATGGTGACATAATTCGCCAAGATTTTATGGATACTTATAACAATCTTACCTTGAAAACAATCATGGCATTCAGATGGGTGTCTGAGTTTTGTTCAAATACTAAATACATTATGAAGACTGATTCTGATGTTTTCATCAACCCTGGCAACTTAGTAACGTTTCTTCAAAATATAAATTCTTCAGACAGTTTTTTTACTGGTTACCCTCTAATTGATAACTTTTCCTACAGAGGGTTTTACAGAAAAACATATATTTCTTATGATGAATATCCATTTAAGGTATATCCTCCATACTGTAGTGGAATGGGGTATATACTTGATGGAAAACTGGCTCTGAAGATTTATGAAATGATGAGCCATATCAAACCTATTAAATTTGAAGATGTTTATGTTGGAATTTGCTTAAATATGCTAAATGTGAACATCCATATTCTAGAAGATACACAACTCTTCTTTTTATACAAAATTAACTTTAACATCTGTAAATATAGACACTTGATTGCAGTACATGGTATCACTTCAAGTGAATTGATGAGATTTTGGCAGGATTTATTGACAGACACTTCACTCATTTGCTAA